The sequence GAGGTAGAGCATCTCCTTGTTGGTGGCCAGCTCGGGCGAGGGGATGAAGCTCGCCAGCACGGCCCCCATGTCGGGCCTGGAGAGGATAATCTCGAACAGGAAGCTGACGCCCATGGTCGCGATGAGGGTGACGACGAGCGCCTCCACCATCCGGAAGCCGCGATGCTGCAGGAACAGGACGATCAGGACGTCGAGGCCCGTCAGCAGCACCCCGAGCGCCATCGGGATGCCGAACAGCAGCTTCAGGGCGATGGCCGAGCCGATGACCTCCGCCAGGTCGCAGGCGGCGATGGCGATCTCGCAGATGACCCAATGGAAGATCACCGCGCGCGGCGAGTAGTGGTCGCGCACCGCCTGGGCGAGGTCCCGGCCGGTGGCGATCCCGAGCTTGGCGGCGAGGGCCTGGAACAGGATCGCCACCAAGTTCGAGATCATGATCACGCTGAGCAGCGAATAGCCGAACGCCGAGCCGCCCGCGATGCTCGTGGCCCAGTTGCCCGGGTCCATGTACCCCACGGCCACCAGGTAACCGGGTCCGGCGAACGCCAGCGCCTTCCGCCACCAGCCCCGCCCGCTGACCGGTATCGAGCGGTAGACCTCGGCGAGGCTCGGGGCGAGGCGCGCGCGCCGCCAGCCGGGCTCCCCGCGCGGGGGCGCCCCGTCCCCGTCCCGCCGTACCGCCGGCTCCGCCATGGGGGATGAGTAGTTTAGTTGCGACGAAAATGCAAGATCACGCTTGCTAAATTTGTTCAAGTGGGTACACTACAGGCCCCATGCGCCCCGCCCTGCTGGCCGTCCTCGTCCTGTCCGGCTTCGGCGCCTACCTCGGCGCGCGGCTCCCGGCGACCCAGTTCACGAACTGGGCGCTGTTCCAGAACACGGCCTGGGACTACCCGGCCGACACCCGCGGCTACTCCATCGGCGTCGCCGCCGCCTGGATCACGCCGCGCTGGGCGCTGCGGGCGGCCGCCTTCCAGATGCCGACCTACGCCAGCGGAAACACGCTCGACGGCGACCTCGGGCAGGCGCAGGGCGATGCCGTGGAAGTGACCGCGATGCCGGGAAGCGCCGGCACCGTGCTGCGGCTCCTCGGCTACCTCAACCACGCTCGCATGGGGAGTTACGCCGACGCGATCCGGATCGCGCAGCAGACCGGGCAGCCGCCGAACATCGTAGCGGACGACGCACCCGGCCGCTTCGAGCACGGTTTCGGCCTCAACGTCGAGCAGCCGCTGGCCGATGCGGGCGAGACGGGCGTGTTCGCCCGCTACGGGTGGTCGGACGGCCGGAACGAAAGCTTCGTCTTCACCGAGGTTGACCGCCACCTCAGCGCGGGGCTCCGGGTCCAGGGCGTCCGGCGGCGGCGCCGGCGCGTCCATCGTGGCCGTCGCCCTGGCCGACCACGCGCTCTCCTCGCTGCACCGCGAGTACCTGGAGATGGGCGGGCGCGGCTTTCTGCTCGGCGACGGGCGCCTGAACTACGGGCACGAGCGCATCCTGGAAGCGCACTACCGGCTGCAGATCGGCCGGTTCGTCCAGCTCAACCCCGATCTGCAGCAGATCTGGAACCCCGGCTACAACCGCGACCGCGGGCCGGCGACCGTGCTCGGCCTGCGACTCAACGTGCGGTATTGATGGCGACGGGCACCCCGAGCGTTCGATGGCTCGGGCGGACGGCCGTCGCGATGGTGCTCGCCGCCGGCGCTGCGAGGAGCACCCTGGCGCAGGAGTTGCCGGGATCCTCCCGCACCACGCGACTGGCAGCCGCTGCCATCTACGGCACCGTCACCGACAGCGGTTCCGGGCAGCCGTTGATCAGCGCCGACGTGCAGCTGGTCCGCGAGGGGCACGTGCTGGTGGCCACGACGACGTCCGCCCTGGGTCGCTACGCCCTGCGTGGACTCGAGCGGGGCGGGTACTCCCTCGAGGTGCGCCGGCTCGGCTTTCGTCCGGCGGCGCAGCGGCTCGTCCTGGCCGACGGCGACACCACGATCGACGTCGTCCTGGTCCCCGCGGCGCTCACACTCGACAGCATCACCGTGATGGCGCTCTCGCCGGTGGCCGTTGACGCCCGGACCGGCAATCAGGTCTTTCAGCAGGAGACCTACCACGGCTCTCCGGCGACCACGACGTCGCAGACGGTGCAGCAGGCGTTGGCTGGCGCCGCCCGCGCACCCACCGGCGAAGTGCACATCCGCGGTCAGCACGATGAGTTCACGTACTACGTAGACGGCATCCCCATCCCGCCAGGGATCTCGGGAAGCCTGAGCGAGGTCTTCTCGCCCGCGATTCTCGATCGCATGGAGTTTCAGACCGGCGGGTGGGATGCGGAGTACGGCAACCGGAACACCGCGGTCATGCATGTCGATACGCGGATTCCGGTCGGCGGCGCCGGTGTTCAGGGCTCGCTCGATGCCGGGTCGTTCGGCGCCGCAGGCCTGTCCCTGCTGGCGAGCGGCAATGTGGGCCGGCTCGGCGTCGTCAGCTCGGTCGCGCAGCGTGTCACCGACATGTGGCGCGAGCCCGTGATGCAGGCGGCCGGCACGGGCGCGCCCATCAACTTCCACAACACGGGAAGCGACCGCTACGGCTTTGGGAAGCTGCAGTATGCCGCGGGCGCCCGTGATTTCATCACCCTGGACC comes from Gemmatimonadales bacterium and encodes:
- a CDS encoding Nramp family divalent metal transporter — its product is MAEPAVRRDGDGAPPRGEPGWRRARLAPSLAEVYRSIPVSGRGWWRKALAFAGPGYLVAVGYMDPGNWATSIAGGSAFGYSLLSVIMISNLVAILFQALAAKLGIATGRDLAQAVRDHYSPRAVIFHWVICEIAIAACDLAEVIGSAIALKLLFGIPMALGVLLTGLDVLIVLFLQHRGFRMVEALVVTLIATMGVSFLFEIILSRPDMGAVLASFIPSPELATNKEMLYLAIGILGATVMPHNLYLHSSIVQTRRYEETSAGKREAIRYATLDSTVALMGALFINGAILVVAAAVFYRAGRHDVAEIQQAYKLLTPLLGVGGASTVFALALLASGQNSTLTGTLAGQITMEGFLDIRLRPWLRRLITRALAITPAVIVVFLYGESGTAKLLILSQVVLSMQLSFAVFPLVKFTSEKAKMGEFVNARWLTWLSWAVAYFIAALNVWLL
- a CDS encoding carbohydrate porin translates to MAVALADHALSSLHREYLEMGGRGFLLGDGRLNYGHERILEAHYRLQIGRFVQLNPDLQQIWNPGYNRDRGPATVLGLRLNVRY